In Deinococcus irradiatisoli, the genomic stretch CTCTACGGGGTCTCGCTGGCCCTGATGGTCCGGGCCAACCTCGGCCTGGACCCCTGGGACGTGTTCCACCAGGGCCTCTCGCAGCGGCTGGGCTGGAGCCTGGGCACGGTGGTCAACGTGGTGGGCGCGCTGGTGCTGCTGCTGTGGGTGGCGCTGCGCCAGCGGCCCGGCGTCGGCACGGTCGCCAACATTCTGGTGCTCGGCACGGTGGCGGACCTGACCTTGCAGCTTTTGCCGCCCCTCACCTCGCTGCCGCTGCGGGCGGTGCTGCTGGTGGGCGGCATCGTGCTCAACGCCGCCGCCACGGCCGCCTACATCGGCGCGCGCCTGGGGCCGGGACCGCGTGACGGCCTGATGACCGGCCTGGTCAAGCGCACCGGCCGGCCGGTCGGCTGGATTCGGACTAGCATCGAGGTCACGGTGCTGGCCATCGGCTGGCTGCTGGGCGGCTCGGTGGGCCTGGGCACGCTGGCGTACGCGCTGCTGATCGGGCCGCTGGTGCAGGTGCTGCTGCCGCTGCTGACCGTACCGGAGGAGCGCCGGACCGTGGGCGCCGTCGGCTGACCGGCCCGGCCCTCAGCCGCCCAGCAGCTCGGCCGCCGCGCGCGAGACCAGATAGCTCGCCAGCAGCAGCACCAGCAGCAGCGCCAGCGGATACAGCACCCCGCGCCAGGCGGTGGCCGTGCGGCCGGTCAGCACCCGGAAACCGATGAAGGCCAGGGCGAACTGCCACAGGTACACGGCGTAACCCAGGTAGGTGCTGACCTGACTGACCAGGCTGCCGCTCGTCGCCGCCTGCACTTGCTGGGCATACTGCTGAAGGGCTTTTTGCAGCTCCAGGCCGCGCAGGCCGCCGAGTTGCGGCGCGGCGAGGTTCACCTTCGGCGCGAAGTAGGCCGCCACCGGCAACAGGATGATCGACCAGATCAGCAGCGGCAAAAAGGTGGCTCCGTACACCTCGGCGGCCCGGCCCACCTTGCCGGCCCCCAGCGTGCCCAGGCCCCACAGCAGCAGCCACAGCACCACCGTGATGAAAATGCTGGCGAACGCTGCCGCGCCGTAGCTGAACAGCGGCGAAACGGCGGCGGCGCCCCCGGCGCCCGAGAGCAGGCTCGACTGCGCCGCCAGCGCGTGCCGGGCCAGCAAGGTGGTGGACACGCCACTGACGAGGCTGGCGAGCGCCACCACCCCCAGATAGCGCGTCGGGCTGGGCGGCAAGCGGCCCAGGTCCTCGAAGAAGGCGACAGGGCGGGTGAGCAGATCGGCCAGCCGGGGGGCCGGCGCAGCGGAGGTGGAACGCGGAGGGTGGGTCATGGTTGGGCCTTTTGATTGTGGAGAGAAAGAACGGGAAGGCCGGCTGCCGGGCGCGACCGGCTTTACAGGCCGGTGAAGCGCCCGGTCGGGGAAAACAGCGGCGCGGTGGACAGCGCCACCGCCGCCAGCACCAGCACGATCAGCAGCACGGTGCTCAGGGTCCAGACCGGCACCTGGCGATCGACAGCGGCCACAGGCCGGGGCCTAAGCCACAGCGTGCCGATCGCCAGCGCCGCCCCCGCGACCAGCAACCCCGCCAGCCCCAGCGACACCGGAATCTTGACGCCGCTGAGGTCGCCGCCCAGGGCGCCGAGGTCGCGGCCCTGCAAGAACGAACCGAGCCCCACCGCCAGCGCGTTGTTGAGAATATGCACGCTGACACTGGTCCACAAGCTGCCGCTGTGCTGCACGGCGCGGGCCATCAACCAGGCCAGCGGCAAAATGGCGATCACCTGGGCCGGCGCGCCGTGGGCCAGCCCGAACAGCAAGCTGGAAAGCAGCGCGGCCAGCAGCGGCCCGCGCGCCCGTTCCAGGCCGCGCATCAGCACGCCCCGGAAAGCCACTTCCTCGGCCAGCGGAATGAGAAAGCCCGCGGCCAGCAGCAAGACCCAGACGTCGGTGCCTTTCGAGAGGAATTCCGGCACCGTCTGCGCGCTCCGGGGCCAGACGCTCAGCACGAAGATCAGCGCCGCCCGCGAAGCCACGAACGCCAGCGCGAAGGTGCCCAGCGCCGTGCCGAGGGCCGGAGGGGTGCGCCAGCGCGAATCCCGAAAGAGGGCGGCGGCAGTGCGGCGCATCAGCAAGAGGAACACCAGCACGGTGCTGACAAAGGAAAGCAGCAGCGCCAGGCCCAGCGGCAACCCGCGCGCGATCGCCAGCGCCGAGACGAGGTTCTGCAGGCCCAGCACTGTGATCGCGGCCCAGCCTCCCTCGGCGG encodes the following:
- a CDS encoding CPBP family intramembrane glutamic endopeptidase — protein: MSDLPPYKTPRPPAEVFPGRAVTLAEPLPPAPQVTPAEGGWAAITVLGLQNLVSALAIARGLPLGLALLLSFVSTVLVFLLLMRRTAAALFRDSRWRTPPALGTALGTFALAFVASRAALIFVLSVWPRSAQTVPEFLSKGTDVWVLLLAAGFLIPLAEEVAFRGVLMRGLERARGPLLAALLSSLLFGLAHGAPAQVIAILPLAWLMARAVQHSGSLWTSVSVHILNNALAVGLGSFLQGRDLGALGGDLSGVKIPVSLGLAGLLVAGAALAIGTLWLRPRPVAAVDRQVPVWTLSTVLLIVLVLAAVALSTAPLFSPTGRFTGL
- a CDS encoding YIP1 family protein, with the protein product MTHPPRSTSAAPAPRLADLLTRPVAFFEDLGRLPPSPTRYLGVVALASLVSGVSTTLLARHALAAQSSLLSGAGGAAAVSPLFSYGAAAFASIFITVVLWLLLWGLGTLGAGKVGRAAEVYGATFLPLLIWSIILLPVAAYFAPKVNLAAPQLGGLRGLELQKALQQYAQQVQAATSGSLVSQVSTYLGYAVYLWQFALAFIGFRVLTGRTATAWRGVLYPLALLLVLLLASYLVSRAAAELLGG
- a CDS encoding YczE/YyaS/YitT family protein, which translates into the protein MLTRRLLQLFVGLSLYGVSLALMVRANLGLDPWDVFHQGLSQRLGWSLGTVVNVVGALVLLLWVALRQRPGVGTVANILVLGTVADLTLQLLPPLTSLPLRAVLLVGGIVLNAAATAAYIGARLGPGPRDGLMTGLVKRTGRPVGWIRTSIEVTVLAIGWLLGGSVGLGTLAYALLIGPLVQVLLPLLTVPEERRTVGAVG